The genomic DNA GCATTGTAAAGTCATGTACAGTGTAACTTTGTTCCACTGTAGTGCATTCTTgggaggcaggagggagagagaaggaatgacCATGAGCAACATGACAGGCTTGGATGTTGCATGCTCCTCCTCTGTTTCCCCAGTAAAGTAGAATGCTGCTCTCTGTGCCCTGTCAGTTTTATTAGTATATTGTGCTGTCAGGAGCAGACAGTCTGAAGCAGGAGGATGGAAAGAAACAGATTTGTATATTCTGCACTAGGCTGTAGAATTATAGATTTAGAAAGGAGCACCACCCACTGATGGGTCTACCACTACATGGGTCACTGGAGTTCCATAAGCATCTGCACTACAAAGGGGGGCTGAAAATATATGGCAACTCATATAAATAAACTCAAAACATTGTTTACAGAAGCAGGCAACTTCCATCCCTGCACAGCGCTTCATAAACTTGGAGCAGGTGGGGAATCTATCTCTGTTAAACATGTGATCAGATTAGAAGATTCATACCCCACACTTTCAGTTTCAATTGTAACAAATAACAAGTGAGCAATTAAAGCAATAAATTTATTAAAGTAGTTTATGGGGGCGTGCGAAAGAAGAGTCAACTAAAAATGCATACATGAAACAATAAAAAGGTCTTCatgaacattggggggggggctgtcataCCTTCCATGGCAAGTGAGTTTCATAGTCTGCATGTGACCACTTCCTCCCTTCTGCATCCCAGCCAGAGCTCTATGGTCCAGACACAGACAGCCTCATATGGGAAGGCACCCCTTGCAAGTGGCGTCTGCGTTTTAGATGTCACTAAGGCAATGTGGGCAGTAAGCTGAAAACATGCTGGCCTTGAGTTTGTGGGGGGATTGGCAGCAGATAAAGAGAATAAATGCTTGGGATGGCAGGAGCACAGCCTGTTCCACTTTCATCAGCACCCAGCACAGCAACATGGTGGAAGGAAGTATTTGTGCAAGCATTGactgttccttttctctttcagcTAAGCGTTTACACGACCACACGATCAAACATAGGCACTGAAAATAATATTGATCTGGTTTTGAATGTGGATAACTTTGACGTCGAGTCCAAATTTGAAAGGTATTTAGCATAAGAGTTAAGCATGTGCTGTAATATTTATCATTGAAATGACTGTGTTTTCGAAGTTTTTGAACTGCGGCTGGATCAGGGGTTCCCAGCTTGTGGTTGGTGGACCATCTGTGGTGTGCGATTGAGGTTGTCTGTGGCATGTCTGTAAAAATAGATTCACACAGCATATGCACAGCATAGTTTTATTTTACTCCTTTTGTTTAAATCATGTGTATTCTGCCTTTTACTGATTATTTCAGAGTAGCTTACAATTGTCTGACTTGTGCCCATTTTTAGCATGCTAATTGAAAAGAAGGATGTGAGTCTAATTTTCATTAATGGGATTTACCTCCAGATAAGTGTGCTTAGATTGAAGTTCTAAGCCCATCTATTTTGATTTTCTGGGCAGGATTTGTTCATGGTGTAGGTGTAAGTATTCAGAAGTCTTTAGTAATTAAACTCATCATAAGTggtttccctttcccttcattTCCTTGATTGTGTGATGTGTGCAGAAAACTTGAGGGAGGAAGGGTCCTTTGCAGAAGACTCAGGTAACATATACCTCAGTGGAAAGGAAAAACAATCATTGCTTTGCTCAATGGAAGAATGGAGGGGGGAAGTAAGAAGTAGTTTCTCTCTTATAAGTTGAGTTTCTGCCTTGCTGCTGCCTCCAACCAAACCCAGCAAAAGTGGGAGGAAACCACTTTTACTTTCTCCTCTTCCACTGCAAACTTTCATGGAAAAAAGTAGGGACAGTTTCTTTCCCTTCCTAATTAGCTTTTTTAGGAGAAAGTGCTGTGACTTCTCCCTTCAAAAACACAACATAGAGGTGAGCTTCCTTAATACTGTTCTGACATACAAACAGAAGAGGTGGTTTCTGTCCCATGATTGGGTTCTGGTTGGCGTGCAGACCAGCAAGTGAACATAATCCTGTTTGGGGAAATTTTGTCTTCCATATAAATGGCCTTTAGGATGATTTCGTGCTATCATCAAATGTGGCAGTTAAAATTCCTGGAGATCTGAAATGCTTCATTAGAAGAAAATCAAAGAATGTGGAATCAGTCAGACTCCAAACAGAAATATGAATCCGTTACTTCACCATTCAACTAAAAGACATTTAAAAGTTTATCTAAAAATTATAAATTTATCAGAGTATCTCACTTTAAGTGTCTAAAACGCTAGTAGTCCTAGTTGAGGCAGAACTGCTAATGATTGCATCTCATGGCGAAGAAAAAGCataaactttatttgcatcattaatttctttattttgtttttagaacAGTTAACGTTTCAGTACCAAAGAAAACACGAAATAATGGGACATTGTATGCCTACATATTTCTTCATCATGCTGGAATTCTGCCTTGGCATGATGGCAAGCAGGTGCATATAGTAAGCCCTCTGACTACTTATATGGTCCCTAAACCAGAAGAAATTAATCTTCTTACAGGAGAATCTATCACGCAGGTGAGaggctttctttttttgttattggGAGAATTCTGGCATTTTGCAATACTTCCACTGAATAATTCACCAAGTAAAAATAGTGCTGGTACCATGTGCACATGAAAACTTTGCTAAACTTAACACATTCAGAATTATTTTCTACCTGCAAGTGGGCGtacagaaaggaaagagagacagaaagaaagagagtgagacccaggctccttccggccttattattattatagtttagcattaccttgacagaaagagataacagaatcagtttaagccagctgtactcagcttctctgaaggtataacccaaacaccatgaaccttctgcttgtttctttcacacagagaagcttccacaaccctcttgaattaattagtataggaaagatctctacacatcagatcaatactttctgcagtaAGAAATGCCAACTGACAGAATCAACCATAGGCACGGTTAGAGGGAAACATTTTCACCCGGCACCAAAattatgtaatgaaggcaccaggagagTCTCCCCATCAACCATGAGATTGGTTTGGAGAGAGGAATGGAAGCTTTACTTAACTATTCAGATTAGATTGTAATGTCTGCTCCATAAAGATGGAAAAGCAGAAGATTAGAGTTTGAAGGCAATCATGACCATACTGTCACCTTTTTTGTAATATCTATGCCCCAAAGCCTGGATTTCTGAAATAACTTTAGTATCTCTTTTTATTGAGCAGCAAATTGAAGCAGAAAAAAAGCAGAATTATGCTCTAGATGAGCCTGTCTCACACTGGAGGTCCAGGCTGACCTTAAATGTTATGGTGGAAGACTTTGTCTTTGATGGATCCTCTCTCCCTGCTGATGTGCACAGATACATGAAAAtgtaagtattttttaaattgctaaTCCAAAATTCTACCAAAATATGAATACTTTAATAACATATACAGgaagtgttcgaaactcccattgttctaggcacaatttgcgacagggaatttcattagcgtgagcagtttctgagctctgggtgcagtactgcgcctaagattacAATtttaaactgcagagtggaaggaaagtaggatctttttctgccttcccacttccagctactctctgaatactggaaaagagaccctcttaagaatattagggggtgggcaagggaaggattggaccatgtgaaaaatgaacataatattttagctgcagtgcattcattttcagctttgtattcttgttatttaaaaaagtgcacctagacatccCATAGCctgggtttaaggtgccatttagctcctagctttcatatctcagtttctaacactgcttccaacaaatacatgggggttttcctgttgttcttctgtctctcacagctacaataaacctaccattaaaattacggactggtcatttcttcgccAGAGGGCAAACTGggaaatttagcaggggatcaaatactttcccccctcactgtactcTCTACTGCAGCTGTAGTGCCAGTGGCCTCATTTTAAGAGCAAAACTATCAAATGGATTAGACTTTGAGCACTTACTTTAATGGGTTGGGGGCTTTTCTAAAGCAAGTCGTGATAAAGTAGTGACTGTCTGGTGTTTTCAGCTTAGAGCAGGAAAATGTATGTTCAACTcgccattcagccatgaagtttgCTGTGTAGCCTTGGCCACATCACTCCTTTGCTTAAGCTATCTCAAACGTTGAGGCTAAAAATGCAGATACTCATTCTATGCTTTGCTGTCACAAAGTAGATTATTACAGGCATGTGTTAAAATCAACCCTGGTGTGTCACCCCCCAAATAGTCCGATTCCATTGCCTCAAGATATTGCTCATcttataactccccccccccatgattagCAACCCAGTTGATATGTCACACTTGGGTCATAAATTGAGGGGTCAGTGACTTTTGTCTAGCTTGGCACTGTTCTGTGTAAGGCTCATTTGAGTAGAGGAGCCACCCAAATTCCACAGACGGTTATCCAGACTAAAAATTGGAATGTTAAATGAACTTGGGTTTCATTTCTCTCTGAGAAAACTTGAACAAGTGAGTGTTTGCTTGGTGTAAAGATTATTCATCTAGGTTATAGGCAAAAATATTTTAGCTGATacaagaccaggggtaggcaacctaaggcccataggccggatgcggcccaatcgccttctcaatccggcccgtggacagttcGGGAATctacgtgtttttacatgaatagaatgagtccttttatttaaaatgcatctctgggttatttgtggggcataggaattcattctccccaccaccaccaaaagaaatatagtccggcccaccaacatggtctgaggggcggtggactggcccatggctgaaaaaggttgctgacccctgtactagacaATGTGCTTTGTACTTTAAGATGCATATAGTAATGTTTTTTTATTGAAATAACAAAATCATaacaaaatctgttttaaaacttAGGGTTCAGTTGGGCAAGACTGTGCATTATCTTCCAATATTGTTTATTGATCAGCTGAGCAACAGAGTGAAAGATTTAATGGTGAGCTACAGCGTGCCATCTTACATTTTTTATCATTGTTTGTTTGTCTCAATGAACATTTGTTGTTTCTGCTACAGCAATGTAAGTTGAAAAAAGGGGTGTGCCATCCCATTCTAGCTGTGCAGTTCCAACACGTGGCATGGGAACTTCATAGGACGATACAGAACGTTTCgctttttccttctctcctctttgCATTGTGCTCTGTACATGCAGCCTTTGCACGACTCTGCTGTGCCCTGCTGATTTCTAAGGCACACAGACTTGTTGCCCCTTGACTCTGAAATGGACAGCATATGCACCCTGGGGAAGAGTAGGGTAGCTCCATGTCACTAAGGGCGGAGAGTGCAGGCCTCTTATTCTAGGCAAGGTACTTGCAGTGTGCTTGGTGCTACATCCACCTGGCTCAGGGCTTCCAGGGAAAGAGCATTAAAGGGCTACATTGCACCTTATAGAAGTCCCATCTGTCTCTGAACCTATTGTGGTATGTGGTATAACCTGGAAGAGTGGAGTGTAAAGACTGTTGAGTATCATCCAACATCTGTAATGTTATGTTGCTActtcagtgttgtttttttagaaagttgtttcttttttattgtaagTAGCCCACTGTATGATGTTGCCCTTTTAGAAGGCGTAATCTTAAACTAGTTTATAGTTGTCAGTGTTCATTTTGTGattcttaatttatttgttttcaaaCTCGATGCAGATTATAAACCGTTCAACAACAGAACTACCCCTTACAGTGTCATATGATAAAATATCCCTGGGGAAACTGAGGTTTTGGATCCACATGCAAGATGCTGTGTACTCCCTGCAGCAGTTCGGTAAGGTACAGTTTCCACCAGATGTATGGAGTGGGTTGGATGTTTCTGTAAGAATAGTATTGATGAACACAAATCCTGTTTTTGATGTGTAATATTTGTACCATTCAAGATTAAAGACACCATTTTGAAGTCTAGAGCAGAGGTGGAGAACTTGTGGACCTTCAGGTGTTGAGGGGATTCCAGTTTccctcatccctgactattggccaaaAGCTGGGAGTGCAGCAGagctgcaggtttcccaccccttgtCTAGAACTATCCAAATTGTCCCGTCCCCCACCTCTCTTTTGTTCATACATGCACGCAGGGCTGATGTAGTGGTGAAACTGTTCCTGGTgtgtaccacttcaggctgcatgTGAACAATTCTGAAAGTGGTAGAGATGTTGAGAATAATAGTTGAAGCTTCAGTTTATTCCCCATATGCTTGTTTCGTTTGTAAAACAATTTTCTTGAGAAGGCATTCAGCCTTGCAACCTCCCCAGGTGCTGCCTAAACTGGTATTGTGTGTGCAATGCATGAATATTGGCAATGCAGTGATTTGGATCTTGTTTTATGTAACCAAGTGTCCACAATGGATGAAGTTCAAAGGCAACATAAGAtaagataatactttattcggctataagcccacaaggtaaaacaaatcaataaataaaacagcattttacattctaaaatatcaactaaaatatttcaacgcataatctccttcgcattacttacaatctctagatgtaccgtattatggccttgaagataaagatggtgcatagagtttactagatttttaatagtcatgcagcattccatgaagtcttttatatgaaagaactgaaatcaggaatctggcaacctgtaatgttctataagagtcaatgtcctggagtagataagctagatgcaattcaggtggtttagcaacatttttttgttttgtttagcagTCAGCTTTTAACACACACTAGAACTTTGGCCAAGAATTTGCCTattactgagtcaggccattggcccatccagcccCAGCATTTTCTACTCCCCAAGATCTCATGCAGAATTCTTCCCCAGTCCTGCTACCTGTATTCTTTCAATTGGAGATTGCCAGAGATTCAACCAGGACCATCTGCACATAAATCATAAGCTGAGTTGTATGTCCTCCATCAATAGACAATACCTGTCTAATTATTCATATATGTTGTGCTTCCATTCTATTTGCCCAAGGATGTAAAggaagagaaagtgtgtgtggttGATCTTCTCAAATTTGAACTATATTTAGAATGCTTGGGACTTCTGCTTCAGCTTGCTTGTAAGCCCATGTCCTGTCCACTTCATTCTTCTAGGCTTTTCCGAAAAAGATGCTGATGAAGTAAAGGGGATTTTTGTGGATACCAACCTCTATTTTCTTGCTTTGACATTCTTTGTAGCAGCATTCCATGTAAGTGAATTGTGGATATTTAAGCACTGATCGTTGCTGTCTAACAGTGTTTCTAATAATTATAGAATTCTGTTGGCTTACTCCAAGCTCCTGTTTAGAATAGCGCTAGTTCTGTTTGAGGCTCTGTTCAAATTAAGACAGGGGTAGAGAGATGCTGGGTTGGTGGCTAGAATGTTAGATTCGAGATTGAAATACACACAGTCACAAATCTCAGCCTCAGGCATAATTTCTCTTCCTACCTtacttacctcacagggtagttggGAAACCAAAACAATGCCCTGAGTttcttggaaggaaggaagaatgaaAATGTAGCTAATAATGATTTGACATGTTTCACAAGGCTGCATAAGTTTATTTGTCTTGGCTTCCAAGTCTCTGGAAATTGATTTGGAATGCCAGTATTAATTAAGAGAGACTCTTAGAACCCTGACTAGAGGGAGAAGCTTGCAAAATTAGCTAGTTTGCCTGATTCATCTGTAAATATAATTACAGATTAATAAAAACTGTAATGCAAATTGAGTGCTCATCTTTTTTTCATATCACTGGCTTTTAGCAGCTGATCTACATTGTAGTGTGTGCTGGGGTTTTGTAGCATTAGAACCTCTGACTGATTACTTGAGAGGAGATGGACATGAGGAAGGGTTTTCTATTGGTTTGACCACTCTTAATTGTAAGGTGTTGCCAGTGCTGGGTTCCACAGACCTGAACATTCGGGAACCGAAATGTATGACAATGGagccgttcgggaaccgaggttccactgtaccaacTCAGGCTGTTGGTCCTCCTAGCAAGTTGCAGGTCCGCTGTATTGTTTCCTGCAATATGGAAGTGGCCAGGCTGAAGCTGAAAACAGAGGTGGGCTCACATGGTCGTCTAGACAAGGGACGAGGAACTTATGGCCCTCAAAATGTTGCGGCCTAGTAGTTGTAGTGCCTACAAGACTTTACCAACTGTAGAAACGTAATTGTGCTGCTCTCTTTTGGTCGGTTCTAATGTAATGGCATCTTGGTATTTGCAGCTTCTCTTTGATTTCCTTGCATTCAAAAATGACATCAgcttctggaagaagaaaaagagcatGATTGGCATGTCTACAAAAGCAGGTATGGAATGTATGAGTTTTCTGTGCCATCTTTTCATGGTTACCAAAGCCGAGGGTGGAGCAAATGCGGCGTCCCAGCAAGGCCTACCCAAACTGATGTGGCCGGACCATTTTAGATTTATTCCACTTGCCTCTCGGTGTTGAAACAAGTGCCAAGTGGCTAAAGCAAGGATGCTATCATTTTAATCTCTGCACAGTTCCCTCGATATAGCATCCCTCCAGAGTGCtagcacatttggggggggggttataatggGTTCTGTTGCTCTTCTCAGCACTGATGGAAAAAGGAAGAATATTTTTTAAGGGCCCGTCTGGCCCAGTTTTGGCAGCTCTGTTGatttaggttttttttccttgtcACTAAGCACTGAAAGGTGTGCCAGTTGGCTGTAAACATGCCTGTTTAATCTGACTTCAGTGTCTCTGATGTTGTGCACTCTCAGGGAGATTGAAATGGCAGTTCCCATGCTGTTCTCCTTCCTGTGCCACTCCTGCTGTTGCCACCTATTCCGCTTGGCAAGGTGCCTCTGGACAGAGCCATTTTGGAGTAGCCACTGATGATACTTTGCCTAGGGCTCTGTAGACCTGGAGTCAGTTATATGTAGGAATGCAGCTATTAAAACAGATGAATGCCACTTTTCAGTAAAGTTGGGTGTAGGGTTCTCTAAACTCGAGAAATCCATTATTTTAAAACTCGCACGAGTGTCCTCATGTGAATTTCTTCCATGCAGTGCTTTGGCGATGCTTCAGTACCGTGATAATATTTCTTTTCCTACTGGATGAACAAACAAGCTTGTTGGTGCTGATTCCAGCCGGTATCGGGGCAGTGATTGAGGTGAGTTTCCATACATGTTTCATATGAGCCCAGGCAGCCATATCCTCAAAGTGTGGATTTAAACCAATTCCATCCAGTATATTTCAGTAGGTCAAAACCACCTTAATTCAAAATGAATTTGGCATTTTAACCACTTTGTAGCCCATTGACTCATTTCTGACAATGGCTGTTAACTGTGAAAACTGAAATCAGTtaataaaacaatacatgaaGGTACTAAGGTAATGTTTTTACCTTCCAGCTTTGGAAAGTGAAGAAGGCATTGAAAATGACAATTGAATGGAATGGCCTGGTGCCAGCAGTGAAGGTAAATTAGTTTTTAACTGTTTATATAGAAATCGCCTTGCTCCATTTGAACCGTTTTTTCTTCCAGAGTCACTCTGATCATAGCATACTATGCCACTAAGGCCCAAACAATGTATAATGTAAAGGATCAAGGATTAGGTCTCCTAgcacttttattttccttgatgCCTGCGATGGAGAATTCCAGATTGTATCACAGCAGCACCATTCCTCCCgactccacccccactcccaTTTTTCTACTCTGAATTCCAGCCCTCGAAGCTTCTGCTTGCCCACAGCATGAGATTCCTTAACCTGTTTCTGCTACTTGGGATCATTGCTTTGAATTAGCAGTGGTGTCTGTTAACATAACTGGAGGAGAGAATATTTTCACTTTGCCTCTGCAGCTCCCCATTCCACCTTCCACACTGTTCTGGAGGATCACCCagtcctccagaacagattttgggagACTGTGGGGCACTGTAGGGCCTTGGATTGCATCCCTAAATCTTTTCCATCTGTTCTAGGTAAAGTATGTAAAGTGGTTTGTGCATTTCTTTAtccattacatttttatttttatttttttaatagcaaattttattaatattttccacataacaaaaagaggggggaaatgaaaaataacaatacacaaaatacaaaaacacactctcccccctccattacatttttaaaattagccCTTCTTAGCGAAGTGATCTCATCAAAACAGGGCATATGGTCATCCTGATTGCTTCTGTTCCTATGTTTTATACAGTTTGGTGCATTTACTGAGTCTGAGAAGAAAACTGAGGAGTATGATACCCAGGTAAGAGAAATCTGCAACATAACATTTAGTTAAATACCCAGAGGGATAGCCGTGTTCTTGCAGAAAAAGCAAAGTATTGTCGCATTGTAACAGTTAATATTTTTTATGGCATATATTTTCATGGGCTCAAGGCCACTTTCTCAGATGCGTGATGTAGTAGATCGTAACTGAGTAGAAAATATTTGTTGTGGAATTTCTTAGTAAGGAAAGAACTGATACAGAGCCTCGGCCAGGCTCTGTATAAAAATGGAGACAACAGGTCAAGGGTGGGCAGGAAtgagaactacagtggtaccccgggttatgtaaGCGATCCGTTGCGGGTCGTGGTACGTAACGCAggcgtgcgtatcacgaacgcacgggggggggacaaaaaaacccagaagaagcGCGATTTGACCGCATCTGGGGGTCGCacacgctccggaaacacttccaggttgtggccgttcgcaactcgaacgtctGCAACATGGGGGGTAcataacccagggttccactgtagtgTTGTCAAACGAATAGCATTGTGCTCCAGATTTTGAACTCCCTAGTGCTGTTGAATTGAAAGGTCAATAAGGAATCGTGTACGGATTGATCTTTTTGCAAATATAGTTTGAAGCTGCAATGTGGGTGTTCATGGAAAGTCTATGCTACATTAGTGGGAAACTGGTTTTGAGTTTTAGAAATGACGTTCTGTCTCCTG from Lacerta agilis isolate rLacAgi1 chromosome 7, rLacAgi1.pri, whole genome shotgun sequence includes the following:
- the CLPTM1L gene encoding cleft lip and palate transmembrane protein 1-like protein; amino-acid sequence: MLPRRSSLTGLAVGLFAVYVAHTCWVMYGIVHTRPCLAATRGNDANDGCIRPYLARRPKLQLSVYTTTRSNIGTENNIDLVLNVDNFDVESKFERTVNVSVPKKTRNNGTLYAYIFLHHAGILPWHDGKQVHIVSPLTTYMVPKPEEINLLTGESITQQIEAEKKQNYALDEPVSHWRSRLTLNVMVEDFVFDGSSLPADVHRYMKMVQLGKTVHYLPILFIDQLSNRVKDLMIINRSTTELPLTVSYDKISLGKLRFWIHMQDAVYSLQQFGFSEKDADEVKGIFVDTNLYFLALTFFVAAFHLLFDFLAFKNDISFWKKKKSMIGMSTKAVLWRCFSTVIIFLFLLDEQTSLLVLIPAGIGAVIELWKVKKALKMTIEWNGLVPAVKFGAFTESEKKTEEYDTQAMKYLSYLLYPLCIGGAIYSLLNIKYKSWYSWLINSFVNGVYAFGFLFMLPQLFVNYKMKSVAHLPWKAFTYKAFNTFIDDIFAFIITMPTSHRLACFRDDVVFLVYLYQRWLYPVDKSRVNEYGESYEEKPKRKPHKE